One window of the Hippoglossus hippoglossus isolate fHipHip1 chromosome 9, fHipHip1.pri, whole genome shotgun sequence genome contains the following:
- the kntc1 gene encoding kinetochore-associated protein 1 isoform X2, producing MATWSDVELLTSEDTSTVRCLGSVSREEGGSGLYQVDTLVKISTANEVLTDPCLSSSSGSNWSIVVADKTVILFDQSYQTILLLLHFETDVDAIDACLDGQFLVVCERNGNLHLIYVPQKRILLTRALVENPSSGEKKTYRYLIIEEDKASLGMYHVFLLIKDGFFHITNLALAKIEKAIEKMDLGALKELQSLIKIDFCSTEDYHDEGCSTAVMYNVGNEIHLLIGGDKENVVTHWMMDPHQAKMSLAQSVNSNLIPGVRKMVVVENLLYLLDTEDVLSLWDLHFLVMIHCWPDLVIHDFELTTECGSASMVAQDKGSMKMIALTKQDSSQINSLQIRFLPSMTICYSLDVSSVSCLVQTKINMDTIYLVEGICQNPESERENISSVVVRCFTEALPENRLSRLLHKHMFEEAEKFAITFELDLELVYKVKLDFVLEQLASASVGGYGQNVWSELVDEAKTNLMKITDEQYVVEYCLKAPWPTFDTAEKMLNHAATRYSSLQIQEALARLATFCSLYSPDNFNGIAWIEFLNSTDILGDILTHLREGDMKGAQLLWLRYEGQVGLEFDERQLEAVLSAIPEDVTSQDLCPWFRTVVVPFVRRALPTGQRILARWLEQRARNLELTEKGAWPQNGFDLAVLGLPSLWTWMKSDDNYDAEEIENLKSLVSNLRQLLDLHRKYSCRLSLSVFEKGSERSVAFFMLDKVLAPELIAATVENSILPYAEEHDIPFDELLLQYIKDLLERCSSQTTTLFTEWEAKAVAVLGCMTDTDLMVDAVLEIMQKAVVPWSNVVEKLVQQYLEMDGPKQELLKESYRLMEIRKLLRGYGIRNFNLSNNTQILTLIRYILKQDLPMSLEDSLTLAEAYKLPTSQINYLYLIQLIGQGKTEECMTVLKRLTSAEAEIVFERLTSWARLQLEDKAHISDEHKKHKMVIAQVMVEALKYLHIIQKHDALKSMECENNLIMFKAIADLQEDFDVFFTPSNYEDPNIRKQIQDHHITAYENTHGRRSSKGKSMTTPVVANDPDGKTKTISTEAGLRRLGRQLQRTEQELWSDLALRALRVGKVDKALKILSELYEHHCNTSTGKVLFTAAKTLCQMLEADVPMVLPDNTDLPAIIHDLAGQAITVCHSDLLLDCLELCKCTRIAMDVYHQCQLSDNYGFIAKDLTLEAEKDPHSQWSFQDVFNEDCIVLDPVSVLPVQYEITNCLLPISWDAKLHPLDCSCLSHCSFEDGSNYLRPLLGPLANMLQMLQECSQLELALRVLVNSYGSCLQHVTSNVMDIKLSMQLYDTQELKKYNICLNDLQKSTTSSLNAVAVALLNKVFNWRVVDCDLAIGLCTLLSKAEVFKTLWKVIDNTWQNYDKILAVARIGANLCCLYNEPEEQEKFLSVITDADWGIKLGKFEISIQPVFRQQPEMKSSLIPVLVKNRRITPDIILQYCSTFGLDRDSVINQYITTLLLLQEDEEGAGDPGAGQVEVQPLCPADALERVLQIIPMLHSTSKLTESLCAALFKLSPYNYERIEVVLKIIQAADDNVTSFSLSQAVALLQHLKSYKRVAPPSDMENTYLLENNLLPNHLSNSRLPFHLLMQTKHYWKIICPELSEETFPTLLLISKLMKVSIDKLYMSSANHVFEKKMKPLLLEQKKKGQNQGYKKETFKVAKTMMKYIHCIQSPEWAAATAHKITQELPPGNEKAHSLRFCLGLGDAWLKDPNLEESARARGETFLSKLKLQFQRSATENTLIANQLNSPEHLKLTGMPARLIVALYEHSSVDLRYRESGGQTYPDIHTVIKEIAAVNNVDLLKIRNMMLEKWICKTGPVVAKDIGNHECVSNIEEDPDLMRVVYMLHSFPVDEAVRLLNPILSAETWPLSTSGPRLTFCHRTRALLCLVRLVDADTLEARLQIPRTKIHFYLKCYIFVSQLEALNIPYTLQSFLSSPKEGLVKGLWKNHSHEPQAVRLVADLCLEYQVYDPQLWNSLLQKLLSFNLISHLQRVLEAVVAVPALWEITSFSRTWRSMILAPFVSASVPLSPDQQATLYRTFVLLLKCPFLLNLDLIGIANRFAQFNLPAFALGTLLLIPCANKKAQQIQGFLSVCNPVTVLEQVEELMNTGELAGIPSQIRETVLTFISQNGQHQKLMKTKHFKHLKQLMVLSGHPEQVKDLVDHLISQNWA from the exons ATGGCGACGTGGAGCGACGTGGAGCTTCTGACCAGCGAGGACACGAGCACGGTGCGGTGTTTGGGGAGCGTGTCCCGGGAGGAGGGTGGCAGCGGCTTGTACCAGGTGGACACGCTGGTCAAGATCTCCACTGCCAACGAG gTGCTCACGGAtccctgcctctcctcctccagtggtTCAAACTGGAGCATCGTTGTTGCTGACAAGACAGTCATCCTGTTTGACCAGAGTTATCAgaccatcctgctgctgcttcactttg aaaCTGATGTGGACGCTATTGATGCGTGTCTGGATGGACAGTTTCTGGTGGTCTGTGAAAGAAATGGAAATCTTCATTTGATCTATGTTCCCCAAAAGAGAATCCTTCTCACCAGG gCTTTGGTAGAGAATCCATcaagtggagaaaagaaaacatatcgCTATCTCATCATAGAAGAGGACAAAGCATCCTTAG GGATGTACCATGTTTTCCTTCTCATTAAGGATGGGTTTTTCCACATCACAAACCTTGCTTTGGCAAAGATCGAGAAAG CCATTGAAAAAATGGATTTGGGAGCTTTGAAAGAG CTTCAGTCTCTCATCAAGATAGACTTCTGCTCCACTGAGGATTACCATGATGAGGGTTGCAGTACTGCAGTGATGTATAATGTGGGCAATGAAATCCACTTACTGATTGGG GGggataaagaaaatgttgtgaCTCACTGGATGATGGACCCTCATCAGGCCAAGATGAGTCTTGCTCAATCCGTCAACAGTAACTTAATTCCAG GCGTGAGAAAAATGGTGGTGGTGGAAAATCTCTTGTATCTTCTTGACACTGAG GACGTCCTGAGTCTTTGGGACCTGCATTTCCTCGTCATGATTCACTGTTGGCCTGATCTTGTCATTCACGACTTTGAACTCACCACTGAATGTGGCTCTGCTTCTATGGTGGC CCAAGACAAGGGCAGCATGAAGATGATCGCACTGACAAAGCAAGACAGCAGTCAG atcAACTCGCTACAAATTCGATTTCTGCCCTCCATGACGATTTGCTACTCTCTGGATGTCTCCTCAGTCTCTTGTCTTGTCCAGACAAAGATAAACATG GACACAATTTATTTAGTTGAGGGGATTTGTCAGAACCCAGAAAG cgAAAGAGAGAATATATCGTCTGTTGTTGTCAGATGCTTCACAGAGGCGTTGCCTGAAAACAG ACTAAGCAGACttcttcacaaacacatgtttgaAGAGGCTGAGAAGTTTGCCATCACATTTGAGCTGGATTtagag CTTGTTTATAAGGTGAAGCTCGACTTTGTGCTGGAGCAGCTGGCCTCTGCATCGGTGGGTGGATATGGACAAAATGTGTGGTCTGAACTTGTGGATGAGGCCAAAACCAACCTGATGAAGATCACA GATGAGCAGTATGTGGTGGAATACTGCCTCAAGGCGCCATGGCCAACCTTTGACACAGCAGAGAAGATGCTGAACCACGCTGCCACACGATACTCGTCTTTACAGATCCAAGAGGCCTTGGCCAGACTGGCAACGTTCTGTAGCCTCTACAGCCCGGACAATTTCAA TGGCATTGCCTGGATCGAGTTTCTGAACAGCACTGACATTTTAGGAGACATTCTGACGCACTTAAGAGAAGGAGACATGAAGGGTGCTCAGCTCCTTTGGCTCAGATATGAG GGTCAGGTTGGATTGGAGTTTGATGAGCGCCAGCTTGAAGCTGTGCTCAGTGCCATCCCAGAGGATGTGACGTCCCAAGATCTCTGTCCATGGTTTAGGACAGTTGTTGTTCCCTTTGTGAGGAGAGCTCTCCCAACAGGACAA AGAATCCTGGCAAGATGGCTAGAGCAGAGGGCAAGGAATCTGGAGCTGACAGAAAAG GGAGCTTGGCCACAGAACGGGTTCGACTTGGCTGTGCTTGGACTGCCCTCTTTATGGACGTGGATGAAATCT gatGATAATTACGATGCAGAGGAGATCGAGAATCTCAAGTCCCTGGTGTCGaacctccgtcagctgctggaCCTTCACCGTAAATATAGCTGCAGGCTTTCACTTTCGGTCTTTGAGAAG GGAAGTGAACGGAGTGTCGCGTTCTTCATGCTGGACAAAGTGCTGGCTCCAGAGCTGATCGCTGCCACAGTGGAAAACAGCATCCTGCCCTATGCTGAAGAGCATGACATTCCTTTTGATGAGCTACTTCTGCAGTACATCAAG GATCTGCTGGAGCGCTGCAGTTCTCAGACCACAACCCTTTTCACAGAGTGGGAAGCCAAAGCAGTGGCTGTACTTGGCTGCATGACAGATACTGAT CTGATGGTGGATGCTGTGCTGGAGATCATGCAGAAAGCTGTCGTACCCTGGAGTAATGTGGTGGAAAAACTGGTTCAGCAGTACCTTGAGATGGATGGACCAaa ACAAGAGCTTCTAAAGGAGAGCTACCGTCTGATGGAGATAAGGAAACTTCTCCGTGGCTACGGGATCCGTAACTTCAACCTCTCTAACAACACTCAAATTTTG ACACTGATTAGATACATCCTGAAGCAAGACTTGCCGATGTCTTTAGAAGACTCCCTGACACTTGCGGAGGCTTACAAACTTCCAACCTCGCAGATAAATTATTTGTATCTCATCCAGCTGATTGGTCAAGGCAAG acTGAGGAATGCATGACGGTCCTGAAGAGGCTGACGTCTGCAGAAGCAGAAATTGTGTTTGAGCGTCTCACGTCCTGGGccaggctgcagctggaggacaaAGCCCACATATCTGACGAG CACAAGAAGCATAAGATGGTCATAGCTCAGGTGATGGTGGAGGCTCTGAAATACCTGCACATCATCCAAAAAC ATGATGCTCTTAAAAGCATGGAGTGTGAGAACAACCTCATCATGTTCAAGGCGATCGCTGACCTACAG GAGGACTTTGATGTTTTCTTCACGCCATCTAACTATGAGGATccaaacatcagaaaacaaatcCAGGACCATCACATCACAGCCTATGAAAACACTCATGGTCGCCGTTCATCTAAGGGGAAATCTATGACAACTCCGGTTGTGGCTAACGATCCAGATGGCAAAACCAAGACGATATCCACAGAAGCTGGATTACGTCGTCTAGGAAGACAGCTGCAGCGCACTGAACAGGAGCTCTGGTCTGACTTGGCCCTGCGAGCGTTGAGAGTGGGCAAGGTGGACAAGGCCCTCAAGATCCTCAG TGAGCTGTATGAACACCACTGTAACACCAGCACAGGGAAAGTTTTGTTCACTGCTGCCAAGACGTTATGTCAGATGCTTGAGGCAGATGTGCCCATGGTGCTTCCTGATAACACAGACTTGCCAGCAATCATCCATGATCTGGCCGGTCAGGCCATCACAGTGTGCCACTCAG ATTTGCTCCTGGACTGTCTTGAGCTTTGCAAGTGCACACGGATAGCCATGGATGTCTATCACCAGTGTCAGTTATCAGACAACTATGGCTTTATAGCAAAG GATTTGACCTTGGAGGCAGAAAAAGATCCACATTCTCAATGGAGTTTCCAAGACGTTTTTAACGAAGACTGCATTGTTCTGGACCCAGTGTCGGTGCTCCCTGTCCAGTATGAAATTACCAACTGCCTGCTGCCGATATCTTGGG ATGCCAAACTTCACCCACTGGACTGTTCCTGTCTTTCCCACTGCTCATTTGAAGATG GTTCAAACTACCTGCGGCCCCTCCTGGGCCCTCTAGCCAACATGTTACAGATGTTGCAGGAGTGCAGTCAGCTGGAGCTGGCTCTCAGAGTGCTGGTCAACTCGTATGGCAGCTGCCTGCAGCACGTCACCTCCAATGTTATGGACATAAAGCTAAGCATGCAG ctttatGATACCCAAGAGCTTAAGAAGTACAATATATGCCTGAATGATCTCCAAAAGTCAACCACATCCTCTCTAAAtgctgtggctgtggctctgTTGAACAAG GTGTTCAACTGGAGAGTGGTCGATTGTGATCTTGCCATTGGACTCTGTACGCTGCTCTCCAAAGCAGAAGTCTTCAAAACACTGTGGAAGGTTATTGACAACACCTGGCAAAACTACGACAAAATCCTG GCTGTGGCAAGAATCGGAGCCAATCTCTGCTGCTTGTACAATGAGCCAGAGGAACAAGAGAAGTTTCTTTCGGTCATCACTGACGCTGACTGGGGCATCAAGCTCGGAAAATTTGAG ATTTCCATCCAGCCAGTGTTCCGTCAGCAGCCTGAGATGAAGAGTAGTCTGATCCCTGTCCTGGTGAAGAACAGGAGAATTACTCCAGACATTATTCTCCAGTACTGCAG CACTTTTGGTTTGGACCGCGACAGTGTCATCAACCAGTACATCACCACCTTACTGCTGCTCCAAGAGGACGAGGAAGGTGCTGGTGACCCAGGTGCGGgacaggtggaggtgcagcCTCTGTGTCCTGCAGATGCCCTGGAGCGAGTCCTGCAGATAATCCCGATGTTACACAGCACCAGCAAGCTGACTGAAAGTCTCTGTGCTGCCCTTTTCAAG CTCAGCCCTTACAACTATGAGAGGATTGAAGTAGTGCTGAAGATCATACAGGCTGCAGATGACAATGTCACCAGCTTTTCTTTAagtcag GCCGTGGCCCTCCTTCAGCACCTGAAATCCTACAAGCGAGTCGCCCCTCCATCAGACATGGAGAACACATATCTCCTGGAAAACAACCTCCTGCCAAACCACCTTTCCAACAGCAGACTGCCCTTCCACCTGCTGATGCAGACCAAACATTACTGGAAGATCATCT GTCCTGAGCTCAGTGAGGAGACCTTCCCCACTCTTCTTCTGATTAGCAAACTGATGAAG GTGAGCATTGACAAGTTATACATGTCGTCAGCGAACCATGTGTTTGAGAAGAAGATGAAGCCTCTACTCttagagcagaagaaaaaaggtcaaaatcaaGGCTACAAGAAGGAGACCTTCAAGGTGGCTAAGACCATGATGAAGTACATCCACTGCATCCAGAGCCCAGAGTGGGCAGCTGCCACCGCCCACAAAATCACCCAGGAACTGCCACCAG GCAACGAGAAGGCTCATTCACTCAGGTTCTGTTTGGGTCTCGGGGATGCATGGCTGAAAGATCCAAACCTTGAG GAGTCAGCGCGGGCCCGAGGGGAGACCTTTCTTTCCAAGCTGAAGCTGCAGTTCCAGCGTTCGGCCACTGAGAATACGTTGATTGCCAACCAGCTGAACAGCCCAGAGCATCTGAAACTGACCGGGATGCCGGCCAGGCTCATAGTGGCCCTGTATGAGCACAGCAGCGTGGATCTGCGCTACAGAGAGTCAGGAGGTCAAACTTATCCTG ACATCCACACTGTGATTAAAGAAATAGCTGCAGTCAACAACGTGGATCTCCTGAAAATCCGAAACATGATGCTGGAAAAGTGGATCTGCAAAACAGGCCCTGTTGTTGCTAAG gATATTGGTAATCATGAATGTGTCAGCAACATTGAGGAAGACCCAGACTTAATGAG GGTGGTGTACATGCTGCATTCTTTCCCCGTGGATGAAGCCGTCCGTCTTCTAAATCCTATCCTATCTGCTGAAACCTGG CCCCTCAGCACTTCTGGGCCTCGCTTGACCTTCTGCCATCGGACTCGAGCGCTGCTTTGTCTCGTTCGCCTCGTTGATGCGGATACGCTGGAGGCTCGGCTACAGATCCCTAGGACCAAAATCCA CTTTTACCTGAAGTGCTACATCTTTGTCTCTCAACTGGAGGCATTAAACATCCCCTACACGTTGCAGTCTTTCCTCAGTAGTCCCAAAGAAGGCTTAGTGAAAGGGCTGTGGAAGAATCACAGTCATGAGCCACAG GCGGTGCGTTTAGTGGCAGACCTGTGTTTGGAGTATCAGGTGTATGACCCTCAGCTGTGGAACAGTCTGCTCCAGAAGCTGCTCAGCTTCAACTTG ATCAGCCACCTCCAGAGGGTGCTAGAGGCAGTTGTAGCTGTGCCTGCACTGTGGGAG ATAACTAGTTTCTCCAGGACCTGGAGGAGTATGATACTGGCACCTTTTGTCTCAG CTTCTGTTCCCCTGAGTCCTGATCAACAGGCAACACTCTACAGGAcctttgttctcctcctcaa GTGCCCCTTCCTGTTGAATTTGGACCTGATAGGAATTGCAAATCGCTTTGCACAGTTCAATCTGCCCGCCTTTGCCCTGGGAACTCTCCTTCTCATCCCCTGTGCCAATAAAAAGGCCCAGCAGATCCAG GGCTTTCTGTCCGTCTGCAACCCAGTCACCGTCCTTGAGCAGGTGGAGGAACTTATGAACACTGGTGAATTGGCTGGAATCCCCTCACAG ATCAGGGAAACTGTTCTAACTTTCATCAGCCAAAATGGGCAGCaccagaaactgatgaagacCAAACACTTCAAGCACCTGAAGCAGCTCATGGTGTTAAGTGGCCACCCAGAGCAGGTGAAAGACCTGGTGGACCACCTGATCAGCCAGAACTG GGCTTGA